From Solibacillus sp. FSL W7-1464:
GCGTTTCTTCTGCGTATAATAATTCATATACAGCTAAACGTAAAATTGTTCTTTCAATTTTTGGCAGACGGTTGATCGTCCATTTTTCAAGGTTTTTTTCTAGCGCTGCATCAATTGCTTCGAGATTTTCAGTTGTCCCACGAACTAATTGCTCCAAAAAGGCATTCGATTTTTGTTCTTCTTCAAGAACATGGCCGATCGCCTCTTCTATTGTTAATTCTGTGCTGTCTAACTGAAACAAAGCTTGTAACGCTTTTTGACGCGCCTCTGTTCGTTTCATAAATAATAGCTCTCCTTCATAAGTAGCATTACTTGTTATCATAGCATATTTTGCAAGGCATCGCACAGTTTGACAGAAAATTTTTGGCCGTTAAAAGAGATTTTTGTATTCTTCCTTAAAATGGTGAAATTTGCGATAAAAAAACGACATGTTTGAGATAAATCAACATGTCGCTGTTATACTTTTTCACTCTAATTATTCTGTAACGGGATCATCAGCGTGCCTGTTTCGCGTTTGTCGTTTCCTGATTCCGGGAACTCAAA
This genomic window contains:
- the nusB gene encoding transcription antitermination factor NusB, which encodes MKRTEARQKALQALFQLDSTELTIEEAIGHVLEEEQKSNAFLEQLVRGTTENLEAIDAALEKNLEKWTINRLPKIERTILRLAVYELLYAEETPNKVIMNEAIELSKTFGDDKSSKFVNGVLSKFTEQ